In the Deinococcus ficus genome, one interval contains:
- the purU gene encoding formyltetrahydrofolate deformylase, whose product MTAAPDAPNTATLTITCPDRQGIVAATSQCLHRHGANIIHSDQHSTDPEGGTFFMRMEFHLEGLPGAWADFERAFAETVAGPFDMHWTLSAATRPKRMAVLVSRYDHCFLDLLWRVRRGDLNVEIPLVISNHEDLRRDAEMFGIPYHVIPVTKANKAEAEAEQIRLMHEASVDFAVLARYMQILSGDFLHALARPVINIHHSFLPAFVGANPYRAAFDRGVKLIGATSHYVTEELDAGPIIAQDVIPVTHRETPESLMRLGRDVERQVLARAVKAHAEDRVLVHGNKTVVF is encoded by the coding sequence ATGACGGCCGCGCCGGACGCCCCGAACACCGCCACCCTCACGATCACCTGCCCGGACCGGCAGGGCATCGTGGCTGCCACGTCGCAGTGCCTGCACCGACACGGCGCGAACATCATCCACAGCGATCAGCACAGCACCGACCCCGAGGGCGGAACGTTCTTCATGCGCATGGAGTTTCACCTGGAGGGCCTGCCCGGCGCCTGGGCGGACTTCGAGCGGGCGTTCGCGGAGACGGTGGCGGGGCCCTTCGACATGCATTGGACCCTGAGTGCCGCCACGCGGCCCAAGCGCATGGCGGTGCTGGTCAGCCGGTACGACCACTGCTTTCTGGACCTGCTGTGGCGCGTGCGGCGCGGCGACCTGAACGTGGAGATTCCGCTGGTGATCAGCAACCACGAGGACCTGCGCCGGGACGCGGAGATGTTCGGCATTCCGTACCACGTCATCCCGGTCACGAAGGCCAACAAGGCCGAGGCCGAGGCCGAGCAGATCCGCCTGATGCACGAGGCCAGCGTGGACTTCGCGGTGCTGGCGCGGTACATGCAGATCCTGTCCGGGGACTTCCTGCACGCCCTGGCGCGACCCGTGATCAACATTCACCACAGCTTCCTGCCGGCCTTCGTCGGCGCGAACCCGTACCGCGCGGCCTTCGACCGGGGCGTCAAACTGATCGGCGCGACCAGCCACTACGTCACCGAGGAACTCGACGCCGGGCCGATCATCGCGCAGGACGTCATTCCGGTCACGCACCGCGAGACGCCCGAGAGCCTGATGCGCCTGGGCCGCGACGTGGAACGCCAGGTGCTGGCCCGCGCCGTGAAGGCCCACGCCGAGGACCGCGTGCTGGTGCATGGCAACAAGACCGTGGTGTTCTGA